CTTGTCAGGATTTTCCGACTCAAGATAGAGAAGCTGGGCAATGATTACGTTCGCCGTTTCATCGGTTACATGGGAACCGAGAAAAATAATCCTGTCCCTCAACAGGCGTGAGTATATATCAAAGGCCCGCTCTCCTTTGCCGTCCTGTTCAATGACCATGGGAATAAGCATCAGGCGTTCTCCTTCGACTCCGTCTCCAGGTCGGAGAGGGGGTTTTTTTCCACCGTCACAGTGGCCTTTTCCACCAGAAAGGCCATAGCTTTTCCTTCTATAATTTCATCGCGCAGCTGCTCTATACCTTCGTTCTGCCGCATCGTCTCCAGCACCTCCTCCACGGGGCGGCCCTGGAGACGCGCGAGATTGCCGATCCGTTCTTCCACTTCGCTGTCATCGGCGGTGATGGATTCTTTTTCGGCGATTCGGGCCAACAACAGCGACGTCTTCACCATGAGTTCCGCGTGGGGCCTGAAATTCTCCTGCATGTCCAGGACCGTCTGCATCGCCCTTTCCCGCTTCAACCCGTTGGACACCATACGTCGTTCGGCATCCGCCATCAGATTGAAGGTCTGGTGTTCAACCCAGACCGAGGGCACCTCAAATTCATGTTTCTCAAGAAGCGAGGAGATGATGCTCTTTCTCAGGTCTCTTTCGGTTTTTGCCGTCGCTTCATCGACAATACTTTTCCGTGCCGCTTCCCGAAGGTTGTCGACGGTTTCGAAAGCATCAAAATTTTTTACAAATTCATCATCCAGGGGCGGAATCCTTTTTTCCAGAACATCGTTCACGGTTACCCTGAAGAGTCCCTGCCTGCCCGCCAGATCAGAGGGTTCGTAGGTTTCGGGAAAAGTGACGTTCACGATCTTTTCCTCTCCTTTTTTCAGACCCTTCAACTGTTCCTCAAAGCCGGGAAGAAAGGAGCCGCCGCCGATCTGGATCGTGTAATTTTTTGTGGTCAGCTCTTCCCGAAGCAGCTCATCAACGGTAACCTCAAAATCGATAACCAGGTAATCGCCGTCAACCGTGACCCGGTCAGCACCGGCCGGCTCAAGCAGGGCGTACATCTCGCGCAACTTGTCAAGGCGGTTTTCCACGTCCCGGTCCGTCACCTCGTATTCCACACGCGTCACGGGCAAACCCGTATAGTCCCGGGGTTCCACGTCGGGACGGATTTCCACTGTGGCGGAGAAGCAGAAATTGCTGTCCGGTTCAAGGACCTTGTTGTCGATCTTCGGCTGCGAAACCACGGGAATATTGTTCTTCTCCACGGCCTCTACGAACCTTCTTGTAATCAGCTTTATCACCGCCTCGTTTTCGGCGTCTTCACGGTAATGTACCTCCAGTACCTTCCGAGGCACCTTCCCCGGCCTGAAACCCTTGATTCGCGCCTTTTTACCCACCTGCCTGTAGGCCGAATCCAGTTCACGCTTTACTTCGGTCCAGGGAACGTCAAAGGAAAGCTTTCTCTTTACGGGGCTCAATTCCTCGATGGTCACATCTGCACTATATTCTTCCACGAAACCGCTCCTTCAGGGTCATTGGCATTGGTGCGAGAGAGGGGAGTTGAACCCCTATCCGCGCAAGCGGGCTGGATCCTAAGTCCAGTGCGTCTTCCAG
This sequence is a window from Syntrophales bacterium. Protein-coding genes within it:
- the tig gene encoding trigger factor, producing MEEYSADVTIEELSPVKRKLSFDVPWTEVKRELDSAYRQVGKKARIKGFRPGKVPRKVLEVHYREDAENEAVIKLITRRFVEAVEKNNIPVVSQPKIDNKVLEPDSNFCFSATVEIRPDVEPRDYTGLPVTRVEYEVTDRDVENRLDKLREMYALLEPAGADRVTVDGDYLVIDFEVTVDELLREELTTKNYTIQIGGGSFLPGFEEQLKGLKKGEEKIVNVTFPETYEPSDLAGRQGLFRVTVNDVLEKRIPPLDDEFVKNFDAFETVDNLREAARKSIVDEATAKTERDLRKSIISSLLEKHEFEVPSVWVEHQTFNLMADAERRMVSNGLKRERAMQTVLDMQENFRPHAELMVKTSLLLARIAEKESITADDSEVEERIGNLARLQGRPVEEVLETMRQNEGIEQLRDEIIEGKAMAFLVEKATVTVEKNPLSDLETESKENA